The following coding sequences lie in one Fretibacterium sp. OH1220_COT-178 genomic window:
- a CDS encoding TRAP transporter small permease, whose amino-acid sequence MLKKLCDHFEELLGALILSVMLVVTFVNVVTRYLITYPLAFTEEITISMFVWIVLLGTSMAFRRNAHLAMTFFYDLMPRGLKKFCFLLSTAACIAFFALLGWLGALQVLDEWALGVTSDALAIPACIYSSAIPMFSALIIVRILQSARVTLREKTF is encoded by the coding sequence GTGCTGAAAAAACTTTGCGACCATTTCGAGGAGCTGCTGGGGGCCCTCATCCTGTCGGTCATGCTGGTCGTGACCTTCGTCAACGTCGTCACCCGCTACCTCATCACCTATCCTCTGGCCTTCACGGAGGAGATCACCATCAGCATGTTCGTCTGGATCGTGCTTCTGGGGACCTCCATGGCCTTTCGCCGCAACGCGCACCTGGCGATGACCTTCTTCTACGACCTCATGCCGCGGGGGCTGAAAAAGTTCTGTTTCCTCCTCTCCACCGCCGCGTGCATCGCGTTCTTCGCCCTTCTGGGCTGGCTTGGGGCCCTTCAGGTGCTCGACGAATGGGCGCTCGGCGTCACCTCCGACGCCCTGGCCATCCCCGCCTGCATCTATTCCTCGGCGATCCCGATGTTCTCGGCTCTCATCATCGTCCGCATCCTGCAGTCCGCCCGGGTCACCCTGCGGGAAAAAACGTTCTGA
- a CDS encoding TRAP transporter large permease, which yields MIDSIFKDPVFWTLALFIVPLIARIPIAVSLGMATISVVWFWDMGYQMLSYSFYAGIAKVPLLAIPFFILAGIIMEKVGIAARIVKLIKELVGDVTGGLAIATVIVAAFWGAVSGSGPATVAALGLILIPSMAQAGYDKAFATAVVSVASGLAIIIPPSISFIVYGDIMEQSVGTLFAAGIVPGVIVAGFLCLAVYLYSRLRGFRGEPRESLGALLRAFFDAFWGLLTPVIILGGIYGGVFTPTEAAAVAVFYGLFVGLVVYRTLTLRVLYEILSETVVSTAVVMLVVACAGLYSWLGATVGIIDKIAGLLLGVSDNPTVILLMINVILLFAGMLLDANSIMYIFLPILIPIIRTLGWDPIWFGVMMTINLAIGQVTPPVAVNLFVGARISGLTMEQIARPAIGLIAAAIAALALLTAFPILTTFLPRLMGLM from the coding sequence ATGATCGACTCCATCTTCAAGGACCCCGTATTCTGGACCCTGGCGCTCTTCATCGTTCCCCTCATCGCCCGCATTCCCATCGCCGTCTCACTGGGCATGGCGACCATCTCGGTCGTCTGGTTCTGGGACATGGGCTATCAGATGCTCTCCTACAGCTTCTACGCGGGCATCGCCAAGGTACCCCTTCTGGCCATCCCCTTCTTCATCCTGGCGGGCATCATCATGGAGAAGGTCGGCATCGCCGCGCGCATCGTCAAGCTGATCAAGGAGCTGGTCGGCGACGTCACGGGCGGCCTGGCGATCGCCACGGTCATCGTCGCGGCATTCTGGGGCGCGGTCAGCGGCTCGGGCCCGGCCACCGTCGCGGCGCTCGGCCTGATCCTCATCCCCAGCATGGCCCAGGCGGGCTACGACAAGGCGTTCGCCACCGCGGTCGTCTCGGTCGCCTCGGGGCTCGCCATCATCATCCCGCCCAGCATCTCCTTCATCGTCTACGGGGACATCATGGAGCAGTCCGTGGGGACGCTCTTTGCGGCGGGCATCGTCCCGGGCGTCATCGTCGCCGGCTTCCTCTGCCTGGCCGTCTACCTCTACAGCCGGCTCCGCGGCTTCCGGGGCGAGCCCCGCGAGAGCCTGGGCGCGCTCCTCCGGGCGTTCTTCGACGCCTTCTGGGGGCTCCTGACCCCGGTCATCATCCTGGGCGGCATCTACGGGGGCGTCTTCACCCCCACCGAGGCCGCCGCCGTCGCCGTGTTCTACGGCCTCTTCGTCGGCCTGGTCGTCTACCGCACCCTCACCCTGCGCGTGCTCTACGAGATCCTCAGCGAGACCGTGGTCAGCACCGCCGTCGTCATGCTGGTGGTCGCCTGCGCCGGCCTCTACTCCTGGCTGGGCGCGACCGTGGGGATCATCGACAAGATCGCGGGCCTGCTGCTGGGCGTCTCCGACAACCCCACGGTGATCCTGCTGATGATCAACGTCATCCTGCTCTTCGCGGGGATGCTGCTGGACGCCAACTCCATCATGTACATCTTCCTGCCGATCCTGATCCCGATCATCCGGACGCTCGGCTGGGACCCCATCTGGTTCGGGGTCATGATGACCATCAACCTGGCGATCGGCCAGGTGACGCCACCCGTCGCGGTGAACCTGTTCGTCGGCGCCCGGATCAGCGGCCTGACCATGGAGCAGATCGCACGGCCCGCCATCGGCCTGATCGCCGCGGCCATCGCGGCTCTGGCCCTGCTGACGGCGTTCCCGATCCTGACGACGTTCCTGCCACGCCTGATGGGCCTGATGTAG
- a CDS encoding TIGR04255 family protein encodes MNTKIPARLKKEPLLEAIWEMRFSGSTSPVADLLPGILFKSFSGKYGRAGKLPAADMPAPVVEQDPNLWYLPKMRLEGANQSIQIGDRVVSLSCRRPYSGWARFSADIRELTQALKETGLIERIERFSLKYIDLIDLKKNADLQHLDLKLMLGKYDLAAKPVQLRTEIRENDLIHLVQIISPAEVDFPGTEGRLKGVLVDIDSIKTVTGGESWDSLDQRLDELHASCKRMFFSILKPETVESLEPEYEV; translated from the coding sequence ATGAACACCAAAATTCCCGCCAGGCTCAAAAAGGAGCCCTTGCTCGAAGCGATATGGGAGATGCGCTTCTCCGGCAGCACGTCTCCGGTTGCCGACTTGCTTCCCGGAATACTTTTCAAATCGTTTTCCGGCAAATACGGAAGGGCGGGCAAACTGCCTGCCGCGGATATGCCTGCTCCCGTCGTTGAACAGGACCCCAATCTATGGTATCTCCCAAAAATGAGACTGGAAGGAGCCAATCAGTCCATCCAAATAGGAGATCGCGTCGTCTCCTTGAGTTGCCGTCGGCCTTATTCAGGATGGGCTCGGTTTTCCGCCGACATTCGAGAGCTTACCCAAGCACTGAAGGAAACCGGCTTGATCGAACGAATAGAAAGATTCTCTCTGAAATATATCGACTTGATCGACTTGAAAAAAAACGCCGATCTTCAACACCTTGATCTGAAATTGATGTTGGGGAAATACGACCTGGCGGCCAAACCCGTTCAATTGCGAACGGAGATCAGAGAAAACGATTTGATCCATCTTGTTCAGATCATCTCGCCCGCAGAGGTGGATTTTCCGGGAACGGAAGGACGGCTTAAAGGCGTTCTTGTGGACATTGACAGCATCAAAACCGTAACGGGCGGTGAATCATGGGACTCGCTGGATCAAAGACTCGATGAGCTCCACGCTTCATGCAAGAGGATGTTTTTCAGCATCTTGAAGCCGGAAACCGTCGAAAGCCTGGAACCGGAATACGAGGTTTGA
- a CDS encoding type II toxin-antitoxin system VapC family toxin: protein MKRTYIDANVLIAAFQGEEQIARQAMEVLDDPTRLLVVSDYLRLEVLPKPTFHKQREEIEFMQAIFEGAAENVITSSKLTEFALDMASKYDMTPVDALHIGAAMIAGVDEFVTMEKPTKPICRVEEVKVVSIYSKGAST, encoded by the coding sequence ATGAAAAGGACCTACATTGACGCGAATGTCCTCATCGCGGCGTTTCAAGGCGAAGAGCAAATCGCTCGACAAGCCATGGAGGTTCTTGACGACCCGACGCGTTTGTTGGTGGTGAGCGATTATTTGCGGCTCGAGGTTCTGCCGAAGCCGACATTCCATAAACAGCGGGAAGAAATTGAGTTCATGCAGGCGATTTTTGAAGGAGCCGCTGAAAATGTAATCACCTCTTCAAAGTTAACGGAATTCGCTCTTGATATGGCTTCAAAATATGACATGACGCCCGTTGACGCCCTGCATATAGGTGCGGCGATGATCGCTGGCGTGGACGAATTTGTAACGATGGAAAAGCCTACGAAGCCGATATGCCGAGTTGAGGAAGTCAAGGTCGTCTCCATATATTCCAAAGGGGCGTCGACTTGA
- a CDS encoding lecithin retinol acyltransferase family protein — translation MATDKKRTNSGKLENGDVVRVRRKYGVLHYDHYGIYVEEDNSVIHYNEPDEDSRSRRDFCGKVLQTSLDEFLDGAESLTVCRYPEEAPRYPLCFARKTFEVRRDEIDDKGEPSNEADPDSPGAKAVEEAKRRKGESRYHLVRNNCEHFAVECRYNYHAAGQVQAWATVLGLSAVAVAVGLPLALSGLGKGKGKGSLRQS, via the coding sequence ATGGCAACCGACAAAAAGCGGACGAACTCCGGAAAACTCGAAAACGGCGATGTCGTCAGGGTGCGCAGAAAATACGGGGTTCTCCACTACGATCACTACGGAATCTACGTGGAGGAGGACAACAGCGTCATTCACTACAACGAGCCTGACGAGGACTCTCGAAGCCGCAGGGACTTTTGCGGAAAGGTTCTCCAGACCTCCCTGGACGAGTTCCTGGATGGCGCCGAAAGCCTTACCGTCTGCCGCTACCCCGAAGAGGCACCGCGCTACCCTCTGTGTTTTGCGAGAAAAACTTTCGAGGTGAGGCGCGACGAAATAGATGACAAAGGAGAGCCCTCCAATGAGGCCGATCCGGATTCTCCCGGCGCGAAGGCGGTCGAAGAGGCAAAGCGCCGAAAGGGAGAAAGTCGCTATCACCTGGTGCGGAACAATTGCGAGCACTTTGCCGTCGAGTGCCGATACAACTATCACGCCGCCGGGCAGGTGCAGGCCTGGGCTACGGTGCTGGGCCTGTCGGCCGTTGCCGTAGCCGTCGGCTTGCCCCTGGCCTTATCCGGCCTTGGAAAGGGAAAAGGGAAGGGGAGCCTTAGACAGTCCTGA
- a CDS encoding class I SAM-dependent methyltransferase, with the protein MEVGHAFLARLGKRRLRPGGREATDWLLEKACLRSGTEVLEVACNMGTTTAELVKQYGCRVTALDLDPEALAKARRNLAASGAGDRVTFVEGDATALPFPDERFDVVINEAMLTMLTPENRARAVSEYFRVLKKGGMLLTHDVLLLEDSPELVQGLSRAINLRVYPLTEEGWREVFEGCGFDRLQVRHGPVSLMTFRGMVYDEGLWGAIRVFLNGRKAENREFFRRMSGFFGAHRERLNYIAVASTKS; encoded by the coding sequence GGCCCGTCTCGGCAAGCGCCGGCTGCGTCCCGGCGGACGGGAGGCCACCGACTGGCTGCTCGAAAAGGCCTGCCTTCGCAGCGGGACGGAGGTTCTGGAGGTCGCCTGCAACATGGGCACGACGACCGCGGAGCTCGTCAAACAATACGGTTGTCGCGTCACGGCGCTGGACCTGGACCCCGAGGCCCTGGCAAAGGCAAGACGCAACCTCGCCGCCTCGGGGGCGGGCGACCGCGTCACGTTCGTCGAGGGCGACGCGACGGCGCTGCCGTTCCCCGACGAACGGTTCGACGTCGTGATCAACGAGGCCATGCTGACGATGCTGACGCCCGAAAATCGGGCCAGGGCCGTCTCGGAGTATTTCCGCGTGCTGAAGAAGGGCGGGATGCTGCTGACGCACGACGTCCTGCTGCTGGAGGACTCTCCGGAGCTCGTCCAGGGGCTGAGCCGGGCGATCAACCTGAGGGTGTACCCTCTGACGGAGGAGGGGTGGCGGGAGGTCTTCGAGGGCTGCGGCTTCGACCGTCTTCAGGTTCGGCACGGCCCCGTTTCGCTGATGACCTTCAGGGGAATGGTCTACGACGAGGGGCTCTGGGGCGCGATCCGGGTGTTCCTGAACGGACGGAAGGCGGAGAATCGGGAATTCTTCAGGCGGATGTCCGGCTTCTTCGGGGCGCACCGGGAGCGCCTGAACTACATCGCCGTCGCCAGCACCAAGTCATAG